A genomic segment from Zygotorulaspora mrakii chromosome 1, complete sequence encodes:
- a CDS encoding uncharacterized protein (similar to Saccharomyces cerevisiae YOR238W; ancestral locus Anc_8.660), with product MCATKKTHLIIVPCHSVWKHDIIHNSSINLGHLAEHWFLAPFQFEGNDHLAFIKHGLKAIQTALHANSNESIVVFSGSQTKKQARCMSEAQSYYLLIHRLISKFQDYEFNIQEVFEDEFIIACLQDIINTLFEKKLTVDTFFLSSVATEEFALDSFENLLFSIYRFRQLAMDYPKKITIVGFGFKETRFLQYHAKAIDYPKQCINYIAIDPVPPNYTAEQLEGYYSELKVLEQRNAIQLFELDMYGTREALYGKKLSRNPFMRYPAYQDVSLFDLSNITGEDEEFFNKYINGIMPWSVNRVLLNDS from the coding sequence ATGTGTGCTACAAAAAAGACTCACTTAATCATTGTTCCATGCCACTCTGTTTGGAAACATGATATAATTCACAATAGTTCCATTAACCTCGGTCACTTGGCAGAGCATTGGTTCTTGGctccttttcaatttgaggGAAACGATCATTTAGCATTTATCAAGCATGGGCTGAAGGCTATCCAAACAGCACTTCATGCTAACTCCAATGAGTCAATCGTTGTTTTCAGTGGCTCACAAACAAAGAAACAGGCTCGCTGCATGTCCGAGGCTCAAAGCTATTACCTCTTAATTCATCGGCTcatctcaaaatttcaagattaTGAATTCAACATACAAGAAGTATTTGAGGATGAGTTTATTATTGCTTGTTTGCAAGACATTATCAACACACTTTTCGAAAAGAAATTAACAGTCGATACGTTCTTCCTGAGCAGCGTCGCAACCGAAGAGTTTGCACTAGATTCATTCGAGAATCTATTGTTTTCCATATATAGATTCAGACAATTAGCAATGGATTATCCGAAGAAGATTACAATAGTAGGATTTGGATTCAAAGAGACCAGATTTTTACAATATCATGCCAAAGCAATTGATTACCCAAAACAATGTATAAATTATATTGCCATTGATCCAGTTCCACCAAATTATACCGCAGAACAGTTAGAGGGGTACTATAGTGAGTTGAAAGTGTTAGAGCAACGCAATGCCATCCAGCTATTCGAATTAGATATGTATGGTACCAGAGAAGCTCtatatggaaaaaaattaagTAGGAATCCGTTTATGAGATATCCAGCATATCAAGATGTGAGcctttttgatttgagTAATATTACTggtgaggatgaagaatttttcaacaaatatataaatgGAATTATGCCCTGGTCTGTTAATCGTGTTCTACTAAATGACAGCTAA
- the NOP53 gene encoding Nop53p (similar to Saccharomyces cerevisiae NOP53 (YPL146C); ancestral locus Anc_8.659) yields the protein MVVENVTKRPAQHKQTSRKGKKAWRKNIDLTDIEKSIAEKKDQEITHGTSDLGDLNDTALFQIDETGDNDLKSKLIKRKQIKKNVKSREILDAIKTNSKIGALKHVKHDEGSKSKVQNVSKKELRKLLALAGKIDGESKANHRMAKDGLSKFKKVDLWGDDSNDKKKVVTPAGIKLDVKENVIIPEELLTKSTSGWSIASVKPDTLDMTPVKVKEIDEIPHAGKSYNPDKADWSDLINSEYEREKVIEDNKIAMKEYREKIKRLMEVLNDSEEEESSSEDDATIKNAEQDADEDNGDLIRLSVNEVVKNKKKTKYQRNRARRHEEKIKMHMQLRELKAKLLELEKLEEIEKEVKERLTSNNKSVIKDAKVNYKRNILQENFEAKLSDELSDSLRKLRPEGSLLRDQIRKLQSSGKIESRVKMRKSKKIRPKITEKWTHKDFK from the coding sequence ATGgttgttgaaaatgttaCCAAGAGACCAGCTCAGCATAAGCAAACCTCTCGTAAAGGTAAAAAGGCATGGAGAAAAAACATCGATTTAACTGATATTGAGAAAAGTATAGCCgagaaaaaagatcaagagaTCACTCATGGTACATCAGATCTTGgtgatttgaatgatacggcacttttccaaattgatgaaactgGTGACAacgatttgaaaagtaaaCTTATCAAGAGAAAGcagataaagaaaaacgTTAAGAGTAGAGAGATATTAGATGCAATCAAAACGAATTCTAAGATTGGCGCCCTCAAACATGTCAAGCACGATGAGggttcaaaatcaaaagttcaaaatgTTTCTAAAAAAGAACTAAGAAAGCTACTGGCACTAGCAGGTAAAATAGATGGCGAGTCCAAAGCCAACCATCGCATGGCAAAAGATGGTTTAtcgaaattcaaaaaggtgGACCTTTGGGGAGATGACAGtaatgacaaaaaaaaggttgTTACACCTGCCGGAATAAAACTTGATGTGAAAGAAAACGTTATCATACCAGAAGAATTGCTCACAAAGTCAACATCAGGATGGTCAATCGCTTCCGTTAAACCAGACACACTGGATATGACACCAGTAAAAGTTAAGGAAATAGATGAAATACCTCATGCAGGTAAATCTTACAACCCAGATAAAGCTGACTGGTCGgatttgatcaattctGAGTACGAAAGGGAAAAAGTAATTGAAGACAACAAAATTGCCATGAAAGAATATAgggaaaagatcaaaagatTAATGGAAGTTTTAAATGATAGCGAAGAGGAAGAATCATCTTCCGAGGATGATGCAACCATCAAGAACGCAGAACAGGATGCCGATGAAGATAACGGAGACCTTATCAGACTTTCAGTTAATGAAGTTGTCaagaataaaaagaaaactaaGTATCAGAGGAATAGGGCCAGACGacatgaagaaaagattaaaATGCATATGCAATTGAGGGAATTGAAAGCAAAATTActtgaacttgaaaaattggaagaGATCGAAAAGGAAGTCAAAGAAAGGCTTACTTCAAACAATAAAAGTGTAATTAAAGATGCTAAAGTGAATTACAAGCGTAATATACTACAGGAAAACTTCGAGGCCAAACTATCGGACGAGTTATCTGATTCATTAAGAAAGTTGAGACCGGAAGGAAGTTTATTGCGTGATCAAATCAGAAAGCTGCAAAGTTCAGGTAAAATTGAATCTCGTGTAAAGAtgagaaaatcaaagaagataAGACCAAAAATCACCGAAAAATGGACTCATAAGGATTTTAAATAG
- the DFR1 gene encoding dihydrofolate reductase (similar to Saccharomyces cerevisiae DFR1 (YOR236W); ancestral locus Anc_8.657) has product MDMTARLPVVGIVACLVPEMGIGFQGTLPWKLSKEMKYFKQVTTLTKDPTKMNAVVMGRKTWDSIPPRFRPLPGRVNVVVSRDFTSPFIVDVNGCYHSNSLILGIEVLKHQLGDRIERIYVIGGGQIYNQSYDITDHWLITKIRTADSQIPVPEMDTYLDKTNLSTHFKQQGSEELLKFLPPGVDLPAPHMSSNDNGTDDDNDPKFLTEEKGYRFWPTIYDSI; this is encoded by the coding sequence ATGGATATGACTGCTAGACTACCGGTTGTTGGTATCGTTGCTTGCCTGGTACCCGAAATGGGGATAGGATTCCAGGGCACATTGCCCTGGAAGCTTTCCAAAGAgatgaaatatttcaaacagGTAACAACTCTAACAAAAGATCCCACGAAGATGAACGCAGTGGTGATGGGGAGAAAAACGTGGGACTCTATACCTCCCAGATTTAGACCTCTACCCGGTCGTGTAAACGTCGTTGTTTCCCGAGACTTTACAAGCCCTTTCATCGTGGATGTCAACGGGTGTTACCACAGCAATTCACTGATCCTCGGAATCGAGGTACTCAAACATCAACTGGGCGATCGTATTGAGAGGATATATGTCATCGGCGGTGGCCAAATCTACAATCAGAGCTACGACATCACTGATCACTGGCTCATCACCAAGATTCGAACTGCCGATTCTCAAATTCCAGTTCCGGAAATGGATACTTACCTAGACAAGACCAATTTGAGTACACATTTCAAGCAACAAGGCAGCGAAGAACTGCTCAAGTTTCTCCCACCAGGGGTTGATCTACCTGCACCACACATGAGCAGCAATGACAACGGTACCGACGACGACAACGATCCAAAGTTCCTAACCGAAGAAAAGGGGTATCGCTTCTGGCCTACTATATACGACTCTATTTAA
- the KES1 gene encoding oxysterol-binding protein KES1 (similar to Saccharomyces cerevisiae HES1 (YOR237W) and KES1 (YPL145C); ancestral locus Anc_8.658) — protein sequence MSQYASSSSWTSFLKSIASFNGDLSSLSAPPFILSPTSLSEFSQYWAEHPDLFLEPALVHEQNINDKVGQHHENFESSDAKCESLDEESESLEMARMLAVVKWFISTLKSQYCSRNESMGTEKKPLNPFLGEVFVGKWENKEHPEFGETVLLSEQVSHHPPITAYTIFNDKNKVKMQGYNQIKSSFSKSLTLSVKQYGHALLELADESYLITLPPLHIEGILVASPFVELEGKSFIQSSSGLLCTLEYSGRGYFSGKKNSFKARIYKETKDAKVKENAIYTISGQWSGTSKITKKDQSTSKTFYDATRTPAEHLKVKPIEEQHLLESRKAWKDVADAIKLGDFNLITQRKTELEEKQRVLRKDEEAKGVSWQRRWFKDVDYSPNPQNAVYTPESDDIFSKLTAFAHLSTKNVPSGTLIDDKDNKKDVSSLHWRFQRMLWDNEKEIVL from the coding sequence ATGTCGCAATATGCTAGTTCCTCTTCGTGGACTTCGTTTCTGAAGTCAATTGCATCCTTTAATGGTGATTTATCCTCGCTATCAGCCCCTCCTTTCATTCTATCACCAACATCGTTATCAGAGTTTTCTCAGTATTGGGCAGAACATCCGGATTTGTTTTTGGAGCCTGCTTTAGTTCACGAACAGAACATAAATGACAAGGTTGGACAACATCacgaaaattttgaatcttcaGACGCAAAATGTGAATCTTTAGACGAAGAAAGTGAATCTTTAGAAATGGCTCGTATGCTAGCTGTTGTGAAGTGGTTCATTTCAACTCTAAAATCTCAATACTGTTCTCGTAATGAATCCATGGGTACTGAAAAGAAACCCTTAAATCCATTCCTTGGTGAAGTATTCGTAGGTAAATGGGAAAACAAAGAGCATCCTGAATTTGGTGAAACCGTATTGTTAAGTGAACAGGTTTCACATCATCCACCAATCACAGCTTATACGATTTTCAATGACAAAAATAAGGTCAAAATGCAAGGTTATAATCAGATCAAATCTTCGTTTTCGAAATCCTTAACGTTAAGCGTCAAACAATATGGTCATGCTCTTTTGGAGCTAGCCGACGAGTCGTATCTGATTACTCTACCCCCCTTACATATCGAAGGTATCCTGGTGGCCTCTCCTTTCGTTGAACTAGAAGGAAAATCATTTATTCAATCCTCTTCAGGTTTACTTTGTACTTTGGAATATTCTGGTAGAGGTTACTTCTCCGGTAAAAAGAATAGTTTCAAGGCAAGGATCTATAAAGAAACTAAAGATGCAAAAGTTAAGGAAAATGCAATCTACACTATATCTGGTCAGTGGTCGGGAACTTCTAAGATTACGAAAAAAGATCAGTCCACTTCGAAAACATTCTATGATGCAACAAGAACACCTGCTGAACACTTGAAAGTTAAACCAATAGAAGAACAACACCTCTTGGAAAGTAGAAAAGCTTGGAAAGATGTTGCAGATGCAATTAAATTAGGAGACTTCAACCTGATTACGCAAAGAAAAACAgaacttgaagaaaagcaaAGAGTTTTAAggaaagatgaagaggcAAAAGGTGTTAGCTGGCAAAGAAGATGGTTCAAGGACGTTGATTATTCGCCAAATCCACAAAATGCCGTTTACACACCTGAATCTGATgatattttctcaaaattgaCGGCTTTTGCGCATTTATCAACTAAAAATGTTCCAAGTGGTACTTTAATCGATGACAAGgacaataaaaaagatgtttcAAGCTTACATTGGAGATTCCAAAGGATGTTGTGGGATAACGAAAAGGAAATAGTCTTATGA